Genomic segment of Buchnera aphidicola (Aphis fabae):
GAGATTGAAAAAATTGGTATTAATCGAGCTTGGGAAACCCTGAAAACATGTGATCATATTTTATTTGTAATAGATAAAACAATTAATCCTAAAAATCAAAAAAAAATATCAAATGATTTTATTAAAAAAATGAATTTTTATAATAATTCTATACAGATAACTTTTGTTTTAAATAAAAATGATTTATTAAAAGATGATTTTGGTATTAAAAAAATAGAAGATTGTTATTTTATTAGTATTTCTGCGCTTACAGGTCAAGGAGTCAATATATTAAAAAAACATCTTGTAAAATCAGAAAAAAATAAAGTAAAAGAAGGATTGTTTTTAGCTAGGAGACGTCATTTACATCAAATTGATTTATCTTATCATGAATTTTTAAAAGCAAATAAAAATTGGTTAAAATACAAAAATATTGAATTTTTAGCTGAATCACTCAGTTTAATGAATAAATTAATAGGAGAAATAACTGGTTCTTTTAGTTCAAATGATTTATTAAATCGTATTTTTTCTACTTTTTGTATAGGTAAATGAAGGCAAATGAATTAATTTATGCCCGGAGGCGGAATTGAACCACCGACACGGGGATTTTCAGTCCCCTGCTCTACCGACTGAGCTATCCGGGCATTTTTTACATTAAATCATCAAAGATAAAACTTTGTCAATACTTTTTTTATAGTAAATCAATTTCAATTTTCAATTAAAAATTTATTTAATAAAAAAAAAATAATTAAAAATAATTTTTACCCTTGAAAGTTTTCATAAACATCCCTATATTTAATATTAAAGATAAAACATTAAATTTTTATAAATAAAACATAAAATAACAATTAAACAGGATTATTCACAGGAGTATTATCATATGAAAATTCGTCCATTGCATGATCGTTTACTTGTAAAACGTCAAGAAGCAGAATCAAAATCTGCTGGTGGTATTGTTCTTACAGGTTCTGCTGCTGGAAAATCAAACCGAGGTACGGTTGTGGCAGTGGGTAACGGTCGTGTTCTAGATAATGGAGAAATTAAACCATTAGATGTTAAAATCGGAGATATTGTAATTTTTAATGAAGGTTATGGTGCAAAAACAGAAAAAATTGATAATGAAGAATTATTAATTTTAACTGAAAGTGACATTTTAGCAATTGTTGAATAGTAAACTATGCTATAAATCCATAAAAAAAATATATTTAAGGAAATGTCAAAATGGGCGCTAAAGATGTAAAATTTGGTAATGAAGCTCGAATTAAAATGCTTCGTGGAGTTAATGTATTAGCTGATGCAGTTAAAGTTACATTAGGTCCAAAAGGTAGAAATGTAGTTTTAGATAAATCTTTTGGAGCACCTAGTATTACTAAAGATGGTGTATCAGTAGCTCGTGAAATCGAATTAGAAGATAAATTCGAGAACATGGGAGCTCAAATGGTAAAAGAAGTTGCATCTAAAGCAAATGATGCAGCAGGAGATGGAACTACAACAGCAACATTATTAGCACAATCAATAGTCAATGAAGGTTTAAAAGCTGTGGCTGCTGGAATGAATCCTATGGATTTAAAACGAGGTATTGATAAAGCAGTGATTAGTGCTGTTGAAGAGCTAAAAAATTTATCTGTACCGTGTTCTGATTCTAAAGCAATTACACAAGTTGGTACTATTTCTGCTAATGCTGATGAAAAAGTAGGAGCTTTAATTGCAGAAGCTATGGAAAAAGTAGGAAATGATGGAGTTATTACAGTAGAAGAAGGAACAGGTTTACAAAATGAACTTGAAGTTGTTAAAGGTATGCAGTTTGATCGAGGTTATCTATCTCCTTATTTTATTAATAAACCAGAAACTGGAATCGTTGAATTAGAAAACCCATATATTTTAATGGCTGATAAAAAAATTTCTAATGTACGAGAAATGCTTCCAATATTAGAATCTGTTGCTAAATCTGGAAAACCATTATTAATAATTTCAGAAGATCTAGAAGGAGAAGCATTAGCTACTTTAGTAGTTAATTCTATGCGTGGTATCGTAAAAGTTGCTGCTGTTAAAGCTCCTGGATTTGGTGATAGAAGAAAATCGATGTTACAAGATATTTCGATTCTAACTGGAGGTTCTGTCATTTCAGAAGAACTGGCAATGGAATTAGAAAAAGCTACTTTAGAAGATTTAGGACAAGCAAAGCGTGTTGTAATTAATAAAGATACGACAACAATCATTGGTGGTATTGGAGAAAAACATGCTATCCAAAGTCGTATTAGTCAAATTCGACAAGAAATTCAAGAAGCTACTTCCGATTATGATAAAGAAAAGTTAAATGAGCGTTTAGCTAAATTATCTGGTGGTGTTGCAGTACTTAAAGTAGGAGCAGCAACAGAAGTAGAAATGAAAGAAAAGAAAGCTCGTGTTGAAGATGCGTTACATGCAACTCGTGCTGCTGTAGAAGAAGGTGTGGTTGCTGGCGGTGGTGTTGCATTAGTTCGTGTTGCAGGAAAAATATCTAGTTTACGCGGTCAAAACGAAGATCAAAATGTTGGAATTAGAGTTGCTTTACGTGCAATGGAAGCTCCTTTACGTCAAATTGTTTCAAATTCAGGTGAAGAACCTTCTGTAGTTACTAATAATGTTAAAGATGGAAAAGGTAACTATGGTTATAATGCTGCTACTGATCAATATGGAGATATGATTGATTTTGGAATATTAGATCCTACTAAAGTTACAAGATCTGCATTACAATACGCTGCATCTGTTGCTGGTTTAATGATTACTACAGAATGTATGGTTACAGATTTACCAAAAGATGAAAAATCTTCTGATGTAAGTGCATCTCCTGCTGGCGGAATGGGCGGAATGGGCGGAATGATGTAAAAATTTTTTAGTTAATCATTATTCAAATTAATTTAAAGATTTCTTTCCTCAGATATATTTTCTGAGGAAAGGATTTGTTGTTTATAAAATAAAAAATAAAAATTAAATTATTAGTTTTAAAGATATTAATAAATTTTAAATTAAAAAATTAATATAAGGTTTTTAATTTTCAAATCAATAGCTCATTTTCATTTTTAAAAATGAAACTCATTTGCTTAATAATTTTAAAAAATTTTTAGAATAGTTTTTTTAAACTTTTCTTAAGTATTTAATATTATGTACTAAAATTTTATTATTCACTAGAAATTAAATATTTAATATTATTTTTATAGAGGTTTTGATGAGAGTATATCAAAGTAATAATTTTCGTATTGGTCATAAAATTATTTTCGAAAAAGAACCGTATTTAATAGAGTCTAGTGAATTTGTAAAACCTGGAAAAGGTCAGGCTTTTGTTCGTGTTAAATTAAGAAGATTATTAACCAATCAACTAATAGAAAAAACTTTTAAATCAACTGATTCATTAGAAATAGCTGATATTTCAGAGTATAAATTATCTTATTTATATAATGATGGTAATTTTTGGTATTTTATTAATAATAATACTTTTGAAGATTTATCAGTAGAAAAAAAAATTATTGGTTTAAATAGAAAATGGTTATTAGAACAAGATACATGTATTATTACATTTTGGAATAATAAAGCAATTTCTGTTACACCTAATATTTTTGTAGAATTAAAAGTAGTAGATACAGAATCAACTTTAAAGGGTGATACTATTAATGCGAGCACTAAATTAGCAAAATTGAATACGGGGGCAATTGTTAAAGTTCCACTATTTGTACAAGTTGGATCTTTAATTAAAGTAGATACACGATCTGGTGAGTATGTAGCTAGAGTTAAATAAAATTTAATTAGTACTCATTACCTTTTACATATTGTCTATAGCTTTCCCATTCAAAAGTTAACCATAAACTATTTCCTAATCTCATTCTATCAATTACTCTTTCGCCTAATAAACTTTTCATACCTTTATGATCTAAGTTAGATAACATACCAGTAGATCGTTTTGATGATGATCGTCTATCAACTATTTGGTTAATAATGACTTTTTCATATCTAGATTCAGTTTGCATTCCAATTTCATCAATCATTAACAAATCAACACTACTTAGATTATGTAATAAGTTTTCTTCAGTAATATTACTGGTACCACTAAATGTGCCTTTCATATTAGACATTAAGTCTGCTACTGTTACAATTAAAATACTTTTTCCATGTAAAATTAAGTAGTTTCCTATAGCTGATGCTAAATGATTTTTACCTGTTCCAGGTCGCCCTGAAAAAATAAAACTTGCGATATTTTCATGAAATTCTTCAGCATAACGTTTTGCTGCTTTTAGTACCTTTCTTTGTCCTTCATGTTCAATTTTATAATTTTCAAAGGAACAATTCATATATAATTCACGAATTCCAGATCTCCCTAAAACTCTTTGCATTTTCATTGCTTTGTTTTCACGTAGTATTGATTCAGATGATATTCTACCTTGTTCCTGGTTCCAAGCTAATAAATCTTGATCATTTTTAAATTTAGGTTTTATGTTATTAGGCATAATTCGCTGAAGACGTTTAAAAAATTCGGTATAAAATGTCATTATTTACCTCTAAATCCATCAGGTATTTTTTGATCAGGTACTGGTATATAAGTAATATCCTTTTGTTTTTTAAGTAGATTAAAAGAACGAACTCTTTGTAAGCTTCTTGCTAGTTTTTGTTCCCATTGTACATGATAGAAAAAACAACCTTCAGCTTCCCAATAGGAAATAAAAGCGCTAAGTTCATATTTAGATGCTTCTTTTTCTAATATTATTCCCCATAATGCCGCTTTTCTAACAAAATCTTTATCAGGAGTCCATTTAGAATGCATAGAAAATTTTTGTTTTATTTTTTCTTCTTGTTTTGTGTTTTTGTTTTCAAAATTATATTCAAGATCAAATATTTTTTTTAACACTGATGGAGTTATAACATAGAATAGAATTTTTTTATTTTTTGATATTGATAAAGTTCCATTTTTCGTTGTTTTTATAATTTGCAAAGGATTTTTACAAAATAAATCTAGATTTATATTTTTGGAGACTAAAATTTTCATAAAAATTTTATCCTATTAAATTTATTAATATTTTAAGTTTTAGATTTTTTTATTTTAAAAA
This window contains:
- a CDS encoding co-chaperone GroES encodes the protein MKIRPLHDRLLVKRQEAESKSAGGIVLTGSAAGKSNRGTVVAVGNGRVLDNGEIKPLDVKIGDIVIFNEGYGAKTEKIDNEELLILTESDILAIVE
- the groL gene encoding chaperonin GroEL (60 kDa chaperone family; promotes refolding of misfolded polypeptides especially under stressful conditions; forms two stacked rings of heptamers to form a barrel-shaped 14mer; ends can be capped by GroES; misfolded proteins enter the barrel where they are refolded when GroES binds), whose product is MGAKDVKFGNEARIKMLRGVNVLADAVKVTLGPKGRNVVLDKSFGAPSITKDGVSVAREIELEDKFENMGAQMVKEVASKANDAAGDGTTTATLLAQSIVNEGLKAVAAGMNPMDLKRGIDKAVISAVEELKNLSVPCSDSKAITQVGTISANADEKVGALIAEAMEKVGNDGVITVEEGTGLQNELEVVKGMQFDRGYLSPYFINKPETGIVELENPYILMADKKISNVREMLPILESVAKSGKPLLIISEDLEGEALATLVVNSMRGIVKVAAVKAPGFGDRRKSMLQDISILTGGSVISEELAMELEKATLEDLGQAKRVVINKDTTTIIGGIGEKHAIQSRISQIRQEIQEATSDYDKEKLNERLAKLSGGVAVLKVGAATEVEMKEKKARVEDALHATRAAVEEGVVAGGGVALVRVAGKISSLRGQNEDQNVGIRVALRAMEAPLRQIVSNSGEEPSVVTNNVKDGKGNYGYNAATDQYGDMIDFGILDPTKVTRSALQYAASVAGLMITTECMVTDLPKDEKSSDVSASPAGGMGGMGGMM
- the efp gene encoding elongation factor P, which encodes MRVYQSNNFRIGHKIIFEKEPYLIESSEFVKPGKGQAFVRVKLRRLLTNQLIEKTFKSTDSLEIADISEYKLSYLYNDGNFWYFINNNTFEDLSVEKKIIGLNRKWLLEQDTCIITFWNNKAISVTPNIFVELKVVDTESTLKGDTINASTKLAKLNTGAIVKVPLFVQVGSLIKVDTRSGEYVARVK
- the dnaC gene encoding DNA replication protein DnaC, with translation MTFYTEFFKRLQRIMPNNIKPKFKNDQDLLAWNQEQGRISSESILRENKAMKMQRVLGRSGIRELYMNCSFENYKIEHEGQRKVLKAAKRYAEEFHENIASFIFSGRPGTGKNHLASAIGNYLILHGKSILIVTVADLMSNMKGTFSGTSNITEENLLHNLSSVDLLMIDEIGMQTESRYEKVIINQIVDRRSSSKRSTGMLSNLDHKGMKSLLGERVIDRMRLGNSLWLTFEWESYRQYVKGNEY
- a CDS encoding DnaT-like ssDNA-binding domain-containing protein; protein product: MKILVSKNINLDLFCKNPLQIIKTTKNGTLSISKNKKILFYVITPSVLKKIFDLEYNFENKNTKQEEKIKQKFSMHSKWTPDKDFVRKAALWGIILEKEASKYELSAFISYWEAEGCFFYHVQWEQKLARSLQRVRSFNLLKKQKDITYIPVPDQKIPDGFRGK